The Musa acuminata AAA Group cultivar baxijiao chromosome BXJ1-8, Cavendish_Baxijiao_AAA, whole genome shotgun sequence genomic sequence gaattttaatGTGTTTGAGAACTTCATGCTCAACACAAGAAGATTACTGTGTAACAGGTGATACATGAGAAAGCAACAAGGACATCACGATATATTCTAGCCCAGATCTTGTAGACAGGATTATCGCCACCTAATTTATGAAGAAAGAGATCCCTCCAAGATATTCCGAGTTCAATCTCAAAATTAGGTCAGCCATACAGCAGCACTATAGCCACATTTATTTCCAAGGCAAGTAGACTCCTAATTCTAATTTGATACTGCTGCAACTAGACATCATGGCATAAATTTCACATCTTGGTTTATAGAAAATATTGCTTGCCTGTCAATATGTTCCAAGCAGAGAACTAATTACTAAACCTCTGCACCTAAGTTGCACTATAGATCAATAAATGCTAGAAGACATGTTACTTTAAGAAAAAAATGCTTATATTTAATGAAAAAAGGAAACAGAGATGACATTGAATCCAAGGTTTTAAATATCGGAGAGGTACCCAACTTGAATAACTTACAGGGCCCAGTATCATTCCAGTACACCAGATAGTACACAGACCTTAACTGGAATACCAACCTGTACCCCCTAGTACCAATGAacagaataataaaaaataaaaatgaataatATTATACCATTATAGTGGTATATTTTGATATTGGTACTTGGTCAAACTGGTAAATCTCGATACGTACCAACTAGAATAATCTTTATAATGAAACCTTGGTGGATCATTAAATTTTGTTGGATTTTTGACATGTATGCAGAAAGAGGGCAAGGACAAAGACAAACACATAAATGCAACCATTAACAGGACATCAAGAACATAATACATAATGTTTTTTTGGTAAAAGAATCTTACTAAGTAGAACAGCCAGATCAAACTCAAGAAAACATTAGTTTGTTCCATAACCAGAGACAAAAAGTCCTCTTTTACTAGGatttaaaataatttcatgaataaATTGCAAACAAAATACATGTTAAATCCATAACAGGCAGGCTAAATGCATTACTAATTAACAAACTGAGAAGTCAGCAAATCCATTGTGAATGATGCATAGATCAATCGAGTGAAAGCAAGACAAACTAACAACTCAATGAACTCACCTTTTGAATTGGCATCTACCACCACGAGCCGCATTGTGGTGTTGTTTGGTGGCAAGTGcaggtgaagaggaatcaggtgcTGATTCAATGGGTTCTTCGTGCACACAATTATATCATCGAGTTCTGTTTCCTCCTTCAGCTTCTCTGTCACCTCAGGCACGCTCGTCCCGTTAAAGGTCAAATGAGGCCACTCGATACTGTCATCCACATTTCCATCATCATCTGCAACAGTGTAATAGATGCTGCGGCCTTCCACCTTATGCAGTGGGGTGGAGAAAGAAGAGGACGACTGCAGGAGCAAGAAGATTCAAGTTTTTATCCATGAGTGGAGTTTCAAAAGGAAAAAACATTTTGTGTCACTAcaatacattgacactgcagagtCCAAGCACATAGCTCTTTATGGACTAAAATTGTCGGTACACATGAAACAACAATAAACAAGCAAGTCTAATTTAGAAGTTACAAGGATTGAATCTAAAATCAAGATATTGGGGATCTAAAACAATCCAAAAAGCATTCTTAGAGCATGTTAGCATTTAAGATAAGAGACAGTTAATTAAGATAACACATTTAAGAAACATTTGGATCACTATTTCAAGAACTAAACATCATGAGTTTAGCTGATCAATTCCAAGAACTCATATCTGATGCAAGACGGCGAAAAATTTTCGGAAGCTAGACAAACAATGGAAACAATTCAAGGACACAATGACGATTGCAATTTGAGAACATCATGCTTATTTCCTCTTTATGTTTGTCTCCATTGTTTATTAGTTCACATGAAGTGAATGGGAGGAATTCCTTTTTGCTAAAAGCGAAAGCAACATGAATGGATGCTCCACATTGATCAATAAATAGAAAGGGGAAATCTTTTTTACTATGAAGCAAATTGAAGATTAGAGAACATGAAAAGATTTCTCTGCACGAATCAATAAATAGAAAATGCCAATTTTTGGTTTGGAAGAAATCTGAAGAATAATCTCATTTGGTTATTTTTTAGAACAAGTCGagaagattagatcataacaaagAAATTAGATGGCTAGGCAAGCCAACCGACCTCGAGATTGGACAATCTGGGGGACGACGACGGCGAGGTCGAGGAGGAGGACGGTGGCGGATCGGGCAGGATCTCGACGACGTGGACGTCCCAAAGAATCCAGTCCTGGGTGGAGGAGCGGTGGGGGACGTCGTGGGTGACGGAGTTGCGCCAGGGGGGGAGGCCGCCGTTGCCGCGGAGAAAGTTGCCGTAGCGGGTCTTGAGCTTGACCTGGACGCCCTCGCGGAGGGGCTCCCACTCGAGGGAGGAGTCGAGGCGGGGAGGCAGGGTCAGGCGGACCTTCTTGCCGGTGACGCCGAGGAGGAAGTGTTCGTCGGTGGCGGTAAGGTAGCGGCCATGGCAACTGCGGAGACGGAGCGCGTGGGGGGCGCCGTCCACGTGCTCCACCGTCCACCGAGCGCCGCGCGCGCTGCCGTCGCGCTCCTGGCTGACgtgctccccctcctcctccgccaccagGAACTTGTCGTGGTGGCTCCGCAGCCGCACCACCTTCGCCCGGGCGAACAACTCCATCAGCAAACCAAATCCTAACCCACCCTAAAGGATCAACCAAATGACGCTGCGTCGACTGCAATCCAACTCGAATACTAAATGCGGTGTCGATAGGAGAGAGGAATCGGAGTGCAACGGGCGTTTGTTGGGAATggatggagagagagaaagatatcAGAGATCGGCTGTCCGCTTCCAGACATGGTTTAGGGTTCTACCCCTCTCTCAAACACGAGTAGTGTACCACAGGAAAAAAAAGGCGCATTAGAGTCTACCTGAAGGAAACGAAGACTGAATCCTGTTTCGGGATCGGACACGCGATCTTCCCTGTCGCTGACCTTTGCGCTGACTTGACGCGAGTCTCGCGAACGTGGCGGACGTGAGGACGGATCCTCTCCAATTACTGTCGCACGGATATGGCTTCATCGATGATGGGATCGTTCACGTTAAAGATGGTGTCATCGACAGTTATCAGTGGACGGTTCAGATTAGGGATAGCACCCGATTCCATAAACTTTGCAAATACTCGATCCTAAACACAACAATCTCCGTGTTTTCTCTTCTAAAGCAAGCCTAAataagattaagagataatcaaaTCACGTTTAAGCAGGTGAGGCATACATAAAACTCAATCCATTAtgattatcatataataataaacAGAATACTTACCAATTTTATCTTAATCATCATCGATTATTATTAggcttttaaattaaaaatacttttgaaattttaaaaaagaaaaaaatcattatGATTAGCAAATTCAAAAAGGGCTGCTCTTGCATGTGGGTCAAGACATCAAGCGGGGAAGAACTCCTTCCCATTGGTTGATATCACGGGCCCAGTTCGAGGCAGGCATCTTCAGACCAATACGAAACTGTTTCCTGTTGGCGTTTCGATCAAGGCACCAAACAGGAAACCACGTCTTCCAATTGGTCCATATTTCTACCGTAGGATCACACAGCTTCCCAACTAATGGAAAGGCACTCTTTTTCCACCTGATGCTTCGGGATAGGCGATCTAGACCTTTTGAGGCGATAAAATCACCGAGATCTGGACATTGTTTCCCCAGGCCATTCATTCCTTAAGGGTGGAGAGCGAAGGagacggggagagagagagagagagagagagagggaatggCAATGAATGTGGAGGAAGAAGTAGGACGGCTCAAGGAAGAGATGCAACGATTGGGTCAGCTGCAGCCGGACGGCTCCTACAAGGTAATCTTTTGTCGATTTATTTGGATTCCAGATCCCCTTTCCTGGGATCTTCGTTGATTTGATGGATCTGAGCATTGCAAATGGCGCAAGAAAGTAGGTAGCAAAGATCTGGTCACCGTGCTCAAATCAGTTTTATGTTCCATCTATTGGGGATAAGATCGATTTCTGCTTCAATATCTATTGAAGACAGAAAGGAATAGAAGAGGATGCAGAAAATTAGTGTAGGTTAGTCGGTTCTTGTGTTGAATTCAGGGTTGATTTACTTGTGATGGcgttaattgatgaaatcatccaCCTTGAGACAATGAGAGAAGATGTTCCCGTTCATGTATTTCCATCTTATTGGTGGCAAGATGGAAGGCATGAATCATATGGCTTTCTGATACCTTCTTCAAAGGATGAAAGAAGTCCTTGAAAGGTTTCTAAATCAGGGTAAAATCTATAACCAGCAAAATAATTGAGATTATTCTTCAAAGACATGGCATTGTGATATCCATTTTATCTAAACTAGTCCTTTTCTTTACTTCCCTATCAATCCCCAAATTGTCTCCATGGACACACAGCACATATTCTCAACACATAACCCTTTAAACTAATTGATTCATTTTGCAAGATTACTAAGACATTATGCTAAGAGTATTGTGTTTCTAGATTATGTTAGAACATGTTTTGggcagaaaatattttgattacttTTGCCACTTGCTTTTGCAATTTCAGAATATCTCATCTAGACTTTCTAGATTTTGATTATTTCTCCATCTGGTCTGGATTGTATTATCCCATTAGATAAAAGATTAACATTACATACTCAGACCAATTCAATAAAACTGTAGAAACAACTTCTGGAAAACAATAAACTGATTAGATGTTCACATGAACCATCCTTCAAAAATGTTCAGTTTGATGAAGTAAATCTTGGGTGATTGACTTGTCATGCCTAAATTTGGTCATCCTTTGAAGTCCCTaaatttgtatcatgaatacaaggaaggtCAGATGTCACACTCCAAGGGTCCATTTTTGAGTTTCAAAATTGGAATAGTTGTTGGGATGTAGCAACCTTGTGGCTGTGCCAAGCCttgccttgtattcatgatacttTCTTCTGTGTCCACTTATGTAAGATGTTTTCACTATAACGTGTTGCATGCAAAGACTAGCTTTTAAATACCGAATGATAAATTTGGATTCACACTCCAAGGGTCCATTTTTGCATTTCAAAATTGGAATAGTTGTTGGGATGTAGCAACCTTTTGGCTGTGCCAAGCCttgccttgtattcatgatacttTCTTCTGTGTCGACTTATGTAAGATGTTTTCACTATAACGTGTTGTGTGCAAAGACTAGCTTTTAAATACCGAATGATAAATTTGGATTCACATTCCAAGGGTCCATTTTTGCATTTCAAAATTGGAATAGTTGTTGGGATGTAGCAACCTTTTGGCTGTGCCAAGCCttgccttgtattcatgatacttTCTTCTGTGTCGACTTATGTAAGATGTTTTCACTATAACGTGTTGTGTGCAAAGACTAGCTTTTAAATACCGAATGATAAATTTGGATTCACATTCCAAAGGTCCATTTTTGCATTTCAAAATTGGAATAGTTGTTGGGATGTAGCAACCTTTTGGCTGTGCCAAGCCttgccttgtattcatgatacttTCTTCTGTGTCCACTTATGTAAGATGTTTTCACTATAACGTGTTGCATGCAAAGACTAGCTTTTAAATACCGAATGATAAATTTGGATTCACACTCCAAGGGTCCATTTTTGCATTTCAAAATTGGAATAGTTGTTGGGATGTAGCAACCTTTTGGCTGTGCCAAGCCttgccttgtattcatgatacttTCTTCTGTGTCGACTTATGTAAGATGTTTTCACTATAACGTGTTGTGTGCAAAGACTAGCTTTTAAATACCGAATGATAAATTTGGATTCACATTCCAAGGGTCCATTTTTGCATTTCAAAATTGGAATAGTTGTTGGGATGTAGCAACCTTTTGGCTGTGCCAAGCCttgccttgtattcatgatacttTCTTCTGTGTCGACTTATGTAAGATGTTTTCACTATAACGTGTTGTGTGCAAAGACTAGCTTTTAAATACCGAATGATAAATTTGGATTCACATTCCCAAGGGTCCATTTTGCGTTTCAAACTTGGAATAGTTGTTGGGATGTAGCAACCTTGTGGCTGTGCCAAGCCTTGCCTTGTATTCATGTTACTTTCTTCTGTGTCGACTTATGTAATATGTTTTCACTATAACATGTAGTTTGCTAAGACTAGCTTTTAAATACAGAATGATAAATTTGAATTCTTGACCAGATGTTTCATTCTTTAGGTCATGTGTATCAAGATGAACAAAAATTGACAATATCTTTAGCTTCTTAATTTCAAAATGTTCTATATGGATACGCTtttaatttttcatctttgaaACCACAAAATTCATTAAGGGAAGCAAGTTGCCTATCTTTATACTCTGATGATCTTATCTcacatcaaaattttctttcttcATATCAAAAAAATGGACTTCTCTCGGTACAGGTCAAGTTCGGGGTCCTGTTCAACGATGACAGGTGTGCCAACATATTTGAAGCACTGGTTGGGACCCTTCGCGCAGCAAAGAAGAGAAAGGTCGTGAAATATGAAGGCGAGCTGCTGCTTCAGGGTGTTCATGACAATGTGGAGATAACACTTTTGCCGCCAGCGGCCACTACTACTGCCTGAGATTATAAGCTGGCCAATTTGGCTCTCAGTGTTGTATTTTTCTATTGACATTTTATCCTTTCCTCCTATTTTTCGTGTGCTAAGAGTGAAAATGGTGGCTTTCATGTTTCCACGATCAGGAGAAACAACAACCGATGGCTTCGTGCCAAtcttatattaaatatattataatatttcaatTTCCTCACATTCTTGTTAAGGTTGACTTCAATTTTGACGGCTATAGCTGGAAATTGTTTTTGGTTTCATATTgcattattctttatttttgctGATTACTTTGAATCTTAATGTGATATGTATATCGAAAAATTACTTACCAGAAATATGCACTGATATATCAATCCACAAATCCGCTCCTTTAATTCACTAATGTTTTAACATTGACAAACCATTTCTCAATTAATAAGATGTACTTTGTAATGAGAGCTACTAAAGTTTATCTAACTGCAAAGGGATTTGGAGGAAAGATTTAAACATCAATCTAATATTAATTTCATGTGTCTGCTGTATTTAAAAATATAGGTTTCGAAATTAATAAGGGCTTTAGTGAAAACTATGGTCGTTCAATTTCCCATTCATCCCTTCCGCGAGGGAACAATTTAAGTACGCTTTCCCAATGCCACCGTATCTGTTGGTCTCTCGCTTTCCTCTTCCGTTCTTCGTCGCCCAATCATCCCTTCCGCGATGCAAAATTTAGTGCACTCTCCCAATACCACCGTATCTGTTAGTCTCTCGCTCACCACTGCGATCGGCATGTCATCGCCTACATCTCGCATCGATCGATCTGGGGCTAGGGTTTGTGTCTGGGAATTGG encodes the following:
- the LOC103993959 gene encoding uncharacterized protein LOC103993959 isoform X2 yields the protein MELFARAKVVRLRSHHDKFLVAEEEGEHVSQERDGSARGARWTVEHVDGAPHALRLRSCHGRYLTATDEHFLLGVTGKKVRLTLPPRLDSSLEWEPLREGVQVKLKTRYGNFLRGNGGLPPWRNSVTHDVPHRSSTQDWILWDVHVVEILPDPPPSSSSTSPSSSPRLSNLESSSSFSTPLHKVEGRSIYYTVADDDGNVDDSIEWPHLTFNGTSVPEVTEKLKEETELDDIIVCTKNPLNQHLIPLHLHLPPNNTTMRLVVVDANSKG
- the LOC103993959 gene encoding uncharacterized protein LOC103993959 isoform X1; the encoded protein is MELFARAKVVRLRSHHDKFLVAEEEGEHVSQERDGSARGARWTVEHVDGAPHALRLRSCHGRYLTATDEHFLLGVTGKKVRLTLPPRLDSSLEWEPLREGVQVKLKTRYGNFLRGNGGLPPWRNSVTHDVPHRSSTQDWILWDVHVVEILPDPPPSSSSTSPSSSPRLSNLESSSSFSTPLHKVEGRSIYYTVADDDGNVDDSIEWPHLTFNGTSVPEVTEKLKEETELDDIIVCTKNPLNQHLIPLHLHLPPNNTTMRLVVVDANSKAAKKFNI